From one Gracilinanus agilis isolate LMUSP501 chromosome 5, AgileGrace, whole genome shotgun sequence genomic stretch:
- the ASB10 gene encoding ankyrin repeat and SOCS box protein 10, with the protein MGSPSSPEACRELREGPCNSLCARLVEDPDADPRGAPGPDRGPIVTRTASGPTLEFWQAVLVGDVASVSHLLASPGSGLGPDVVFDTSDPERWREFRFNIRALRLWSLTYVEELTTPIHVAAGRGHEQVLQLLLNRGAQPDAAPGGRTALHEACLSGHPACARLLLVAGADPDIPDQEGRRPLHLCQGPDALHCAELLLRFGASVDGRSEEGEETPLHVAARGGLVELAALLLRKGACPDARDAEGRTPLLAACSVSFLPPAEAEAEAATSRCLHLCHLLLSVGADADAADHDRQRPLHLACRRGNVAVAELLLSRGVSVNAMDYGGHTALHWALQGPPAALPCSPEQVVRALLNHGAVRIWPGALPKVLERWCEFPRIIEVLMNTYSFVKLPGEAEDLIPPEVLKKHQDFYSSLFALVGRPRCLKHLSRHALRSHLADCLAQALPQLPLPPSLLGYLQLDFEDILY; encoded by the exons ATGGGCAGCCCCTCGTCCCCAGAAGCCTGCAGAGAGCTCAGGGAGGGCCCGTGTAATAGCCTTTGTGCCAGGTTGGTTGAGGACCCGGACGCAGACCCCAGAGGGGCTCCCGGGCCAGATCGGGGGCCCATAGTCACCAGGACAGCCTCGGGGCCCACCTTGGAGTTCTGGCAAGCCGTGCTGGTCGGGGACGTGGCCTCtgtctcccatctcttggcctccCCCGGCTCCGGCCTCGGCCCGGATGTTGTCTTTGACACCAGCGACCCGGAGAGATGGAGAGAGTTCAGATTCAACATTCGAGCTCTGA GGCTTTGGTCTCTCACCTACGTGGAAGAGCTGACCACCCCGATCCACGTGGCTGCCGGCCGAGGCCATGAGCAAGTCCTCCAGCTGCTGCTAAATCGAGGAGCCCAGCCGGACGCGGCCCCCGGGGGCCGCACCGCCCTGCACGAAGCCTGCCTCTCTGGCCACCCGGCCTGCGCCCGACTCCTGCTGGTAGCCGGAGCCGACCCCGACATCCCAGACCAGGAGGGGAGGCGCCCTTTACACCTGTGCCAGGGGCCCGACGCCCTCCA TTGCGCAGAGCTGCTGCTGAGGTTTGGCGCCAGCGTGGATGGGCGatctgaggaaggagaggaaactCCTCTCCACGTGGCTGCCCGAGGCGGGCTGGTGGAGCTGGCCGCATTGCTCTTGAGGAAGGGAGCTTGTCCGGATGCCCGCGACGCCGAAGGCCGGACCCCTCTCCTGGCTGCCTGCTCAGTGTCTTTCCTTCCCCCCGCTGAGGCCGAGGCCGAGGCGGCCACCTCTAGGTGTCTCCACCTGTGCCACCTGCTTCTCTCTGTAGGTGCTGATGCTGATGCCGCTGATCATGACCGGCAGCGGCCCCTGCATCTGGCCTGTCGCCGTGGCAATGTGGCTGTGGCTGAGCTCCTCCTGTCCCGGGGGGTCAGCGTCAACGCCATGGACTACGGCGGCCACACGGCCCTGCACTGGGCCCTGCAGGGTCCCCCCGCTGCCCTGCCCTGCAGCCCAGAACAAGTGGTCCGAGCTCTACTCAATCACGGCGCTGTCCGAATCTGGCCTGGAGCCCTTCCCAAG gtGTTGGAGCGCTGGTGTGAATTTCCCCGGATAATTGAGGTTCTGATGAATACCTACAGTTTTGTGAAGCTTCCAGGGGAGGCAGAGGACCTTATTCCCCCAGAGGTCCTGAAG AAGCATCAAGATTTCTACTCTTCACTCTTTGCCTTGGTGGGTCGGCCAAGATGCCTGAAGCACCTGAGCCGCCATGCTCTCCGCTCTCACCTGGCTGATTGCTTGGCCCAGGCCCTGCCCCAGTTACCCCTGCCTCCCAGCCTCCTTGGATACCTCCAGCTGGACTTTGAGGACATTCTCTATTAG